A genomic window from Synechococcus sp. WH 8016 includes:
- a CDS encoding carboxypeptidase M32, with amino-acid sequence MGSRTTAWDRLGDYLHQTKIIGSIASTLYWDQNTRMPSGGASWRGEQLALLAIQLHSRQSSREYAELIQEARVEWNQSDLSRTEQAACGRNLDLLEQDLARQQALDPALVAALATAKAEGYNNWQQARADSDFGLFAPSLRTMIGLRQEQARQLSEPRSCWETLAQPFEPDLTLKRLQALFAPLRQRLPELLQRAGGQPRQRELSWDLPEPAQQQLCDRLLTSWGRDASITCVARSPHPFSITLGPSDYRITTRVVPGQPLSCFLATAHEWGHSLYEQGLPDQSHQWFAWPLGQATSMAVHESQSLFWENRVARSRPFAQQWWQDFEAAGAPLASADALWRAMNPLAPGLNRVEADELSYGLHILIRTDLEIALLEQGLSVEELPAEWNRQYRELLGVTPSNDAEGCLQDVHWSEGLFGYFPSYLLGHLISAQLSEAMAVAIGSPEEHVRNGDVAPLLAWLRESVHPVGRAMNAEQLVQSVSGRELTSEPFLRYLEEKLAQLLATKQS; translated from the coding sequence ATGGGATCCAGGACCACGGCCTGGGATCGGTTAGGCGATTACCTGCATCAGACCAAAATCATTGGCTCCATTGCGAGCACGCTTTACTGGGATCAAAACACCCGCATGCCCTCTGGCGGGGCTTCCTGGCGTGGAGAGCAGTTGGCGCTCCTCGCGATTCAATTGCATTCCCGGCAGAGCTCTCGGGAGTACGCCGAGCTGATTCAGGAAGCCCGTGTCGAGTGGAACCAGTCAGATCTTTCAAGGACGGAGCAGGCCGCTTGTGGTCGAAATCTTGATTTGCTGGAACAGGATCTGGCCAGGCAACAGGCCTTAGATCCTGCGTTGGTGGCAGCGTTGGCAACGGCGAAAGCCGAGGGTTACAACAACTGGCAACAAGCAAGGGCTGACTCCGATTTCGGCTTGTTTGCTCCCTCTTTGCGCACCATGATTGGATTGCGCCAGGAACAGGCGCGACAGCTTTCAGAGCCGCGAAGTTGTTGGGAAACCCTGGCTCAGCCCTTCGAGCCCGATCTCACGTTGAAGCGTCTGCAGGCCTTGTTTGCGCCACTTCGGCAGCGTTTGCCCGAATTGTTGCAACGAGCGGGTGGGCAGCCACGTCAGCGAGAACTCAGTTGGGATCTTCCTGAACCTGCACAGCAACAACTCTGCGACAGGTTGTTGACCTCCTGGGGACGGGATGCGTCGATCACCTGTGTGGCGCGATCCCCCCATCCCTTCTCGATCACGCTTGGTCCAAGCGACTACAGGATCACGACAAGAGTCGTTCCAGGGCAACCGCTCTCCTGTTTCTTGGCCACAGCCCATGAATGGGGCCACTCTCTCTACGAGCAGGGCCTTCCTGATCAGTCGCATCAATGGTTCGCTTGGCCTCTGGGGCAAGCGACATCCATGGCCGTGCATGAAAGTCAATCGTTGTTTTGGGAAAACCGGGTTGCCAGAAGTCGGCCGTTCGCGCAGCAGTGGTGGCAGGATTTTGAGGCTGCCGGGGCTCCGCTCGCATCAGCAGACGCTCTTTGGAGGGCGATGAACCCGTTGGCCCCTGGTTTGAACCGGGTCGAGGCCGATGAGCTCAGCTACGGCTTGCATATTTTGATCCGAACGGATCTAGAGATTGCTTTGCTCGAGCAAGGCCTTTCGGTGGAGGAGCTCCCTGCTGAATGGAATCGGCAGTACAGGGAGCTTCTGGGCGTGACACCCTCCAACGATGCTGAGGGCTGCCTCCAGGATGTGCATTGGAGCGAAGGACTGTTCGGATACTTCCCCTCGTATTTGCTCGGACATCTGATCAGTGCTCAGCTGAGTGAGGCGATGGCCGTTGCCATTGGTTCTCCTGAGGAGCATGTTCGCAATGGTGACGTTGCACCCTTGCTGGCCTGGCTGAGGGAGTCTGTGCATCCCGTCGGACGGGCGATGAATGCGGAACAATTGGTGCAGAGCGTGAGTGGTCGGGAGCTGACCTCTGAACCCTTCTTGCGCTACCTGGAAGAAAAACTTGCGCAACTTTTGGCTACGAAGCAAAGTTGA
- a CDS encoding DUF6737 family protein: MRLRLDECWCWLLPEKVGLNVNQQPVAFWSLKPWWCQPWSIVLTGCVISIGSWLFLHRLWITLPITLVILAWWMLFLVLVPTAYRRQEEIQPLP, encoded by the coding sequence TTGCGCCTCCGGTTGGATGAATGTTGGTGCTGGTTATTGCCGGAAAAAGTAGGTCTGAACGTGAATCAACAGCCGGTTGCTTTTTGGTCCTTAAAACCGTGGTGGTGTCAGCCCTGGAGCATCGTGCTCACGGGATGTGTCATCTCGATTGGCAGCTGGCTGTTTCTTCATCGCCTTTGGATCACGCTTCCCATAACCCTGGTGATTTTGGCTTGGTGGATGTTGTTTCTGGTGCTTGTGCCCACTGCCTATAGAAGGCAAGAGGAGATTCAACCCCTGCCTTGA
- a CDS encoding 4a-hydroxytetrahydrobiopterin dehydratase, with product MSKQAVLLDDAARESLCSACPAWTIADDGLEREWRFPSFVEAFGFMTQVALLAERANHHPEWSNVYNRVTIRLTTHDLGGLSSRDADLAQAIDSLPATF from the coding sequence ATGTCAAAGCAAGCCGTTTTGCTCGATGACGCGGCACGGGAGAGCCTCTGCTCTGCTTGCCCTGCCTGGACCATCGCTGATGATGGACTGGAAAGAGAGTGGCGCTTCCCCTCCTTCGTTGAAGCCTTTGGCTTTATGACTCAGGTTGCACTCCTGGCCGAACGCGCCAATCACCATCCTGAGTGGAGCAATGTCTACAACCGTGTCACCATTCGGCTAACGACCCATGATCTTGGTGGACTGTCCAGCCGTGATGCCGACTTAGCACAAGCGATCGACTCCCTCCCCGCAACTTTTTAA
- a CDS encoding GTP-binding protein, whose amino-acid sequence MSATASNQTIETNGTPVTILTGFLGAGKTTLLNHILSNQDGLKTAVLVNEFGEIGIDNDLVVSTSADMVELSNGCICCTINGELLEAVEKILKHPDPLDYLVVETTGLADPLPVAMTFLGSELRDQTRLDSIITLIDAENCNDRVFESEVGRSQIIYGDILLLNKTDLVPKERVEALEESLRSIKKDARILHSVKGEVPLPLLMSVGLFESDRIANSADHDHGHDHHDHDHGHDHHGHGHAHHDHDHESHADHLDIEGYTSLSFSSDGPFSLRKFQNFLDNQLPESVFRAKGILWFNESEKRHVFHLAGKRFSIDDSEWDGQRKNQLVLIGQEMDHSTLRRQLQACVAKDAGKGFS is encoded by the coding sequence ATGTCAGCGACTGCTTCCAACCAGACCATTGAAACCAACGGCACACCTGTCACCATTCTCACTGGATTTTTAGGGGCCGGAAAGACCACCCTTCTCAATCACATTCTCAGCAATCAAGACGGACTCAAAACGGCTGTTCTCGTGAATGAGTTTGGCGAGATTGGTATTGACAATGATCTTGTGGTGAGCACCAGCGCAGACATGGTGGAACTCAGCAATGGCTGCATCTGCTGCACGATCAATGGTGAGTTATTGGAAGCCGTTGAAAAGATTCTGAAGCACCCAGATCCCTTGGATTATTTGGTTGTGGAGACCACAGGCCTTGCCGATCCACTTCCTGTCGCAATGACATTTCTGGGCAGTGAATTAAGAGATCAGACGAGACTGGATTCGATCATCACCCTGATTGATGCTGAAAATTGCAATGACCGCGTTTTTGAAAGTGAAGTTGGGCGCTCCCAAATCATTTACGGAGACATCCTTCTCCTGAACAAAACTGATTTGGTGCCTAAAGAACGCGTTGAAGCGTTGGAAGAAAGCCTGCGCAGTATCAAGAAAGACGCCCGAATCCTCCATTCCGTCAAGGGAGAGGTTCCCTTGCCGCTGCTGATGAGTGTCGGATTGTTTGAAAGCGATCGCATCGCAAACTCAGCCGATCACGACCACGGGCATGACCATCACGACCATGACCACGGTCATGACCATCACGGCCATGGGCACGCGCATCACGACCATGACCATGAAAGCCATGCTGACCATCTCGACATCGAGGGCTATACCTCGCTGTCATTTAGTAGCGACGGACCCTTCTCCCTGCGCAAATTTCAAAACTTCCTCGACAACCAACTGCCCGAGAGCGTTTTTCGTGCCAAAGGCATCCTGTGGTTCAACGAAAGCGAAAAGCGCCATGTTTTTCACTTGGCTGGCAAACGCTTTTCTATCGATGACAGCGAGTGGGATGGCCAGCGCAAAAACCAGTTGGTGTTGATCGGCCAAGAGATGGACCACAGCACCCTGAGGAGGCAACTTCAAGCCTGCGTTGCCAAAGACGCCGGCAAGGGTTTTTCCTAA
- a CDS encoding iron ABC transporter permease, which yields MTSKSLQSQWQQGRTLLATLACLLAALALFPLGGLIGEGVRGLLLGTASLGADGLIQIRGTTLLLLGTASLGAILGSANGWLLANCRFPGRRLLRIAQLLPLASPSYLLAATLVDLGSIHGIRIHGLSWGVLIMALSTYPYVFLLSTESFSICGRRQLEACRCLGVGPWESFRRIALPMALPAIGAGIALMGMEVVNELGAVQLLGIPSLSAGILQAWQLEGNPAGAVGLALVTLIIVTGLLIGERKLRRRSRRWSEGLTGGESPNWTLTGTRALAAQALGFIPPFLSLGTPLIWACLNLDQLQTGLQPELLLLTLRSLGLALAAAGLALAAALLLAITKRWTTAPWLHSLTFLAGLGYAIPGAVLALALLLIGGPWQLSPILLLLWGYSDRFLAVAKGGLDAGLERMSPSLDEAATGLGCRWPDVLRRIHIPLLRGPLAVGALLVFVDTVKELPLTFALRPFDFDTLSVRVFQYASDERLAAALWPALMILGLGLIAAAALVPGLDHTTET from the coding sequence ATGACAAGCAAGAGCTTGCAAAGCCAGTGGCAGCAGGGAAGGACCCTGTTGGCAACCTTGGCCTGCCTCCTCGCCGCGCTTGCGCTCTTTCCCCTGGGCGGATTAATTGGAGAGGGGGTCAGGGGCCTGCTTCTTGGCACGGCCAGTCTGGGAGCCGATGGTCTGATCCAAATCCGGGGAACAACGCTCCTGCTGCTGGGAACCGCAAGTCTGGGGGCCATTCTTGGCTCAGCCAACGGCTGGCTTCTCGCCAATTGCCGCTTCCCCGGCCGACGCCTTCTTCGGATTGCCCAGCTGCTCCCACTCGCCAGCCCTTCGTATCTCCTAGCGGCAACGCTGGTTGATCTGGGCAGCATCCATGGGATCCGAATTCATGGCCTGAGCTGGGGGGTGCTGATCATGGCCTTAAGCACCTATCCCTATGTTTTCCTGCTCAGCACTGAAAGCTTCAGCATCTGCGGTCGCCGGCAGCTTGAAGCCTGTCGATGCCTAGGCGTGGGGCCATGGGAAAGCTTTCGACGCATCGCTCTGCCGATGGCTCTCCCTGCCATCGGAGCCGGAATCGCTCTGATGGGAATGGAGGTGGTCAACGAACTTGGGGCCGTCCAACTCCTGGGCATCCCCAGCCTTTCCGCTGGCATTCTCCAAGCCTGGCAACTCGAAGGGAACCCCGCAGGAGCGGTCGGACTTGCCCTCGTCACGCTGATCATCGTGACGGGACTGTTGATCGGCGAACGCAAACTGCGGCGTCGAAGCCGTCGATGGTCCGAAGGCCTCACAGGTGGAGAATCCCCGAATTGGACGCTCACCGGAACGAGAGCCTTGGCCGCTCAGGCCTTGGGGTTCATTCCACCGTTTCTCAGTCTTGGTACACCCTTGATCTGGGCCTGCTTGAACCTTGATCAACTTCAAACCGGCTTACAACCAGAGCTGTTGCTGTTGACCTTGCGCAGTCTTGGGCTCGCCCTCGCCGCGGCAGGTTTGGCCTTAGCAGCGGCCTTGCTCCTGGCGATCACAAAGCGCTGGACCACGGCCCCTTGGCTGCACAGCCTGACCTTTCTCGCGGGGCTCGGGTATGCGATCCCAGGGGCCGTCCTCGCTCTGGCCCTCCTCCTCATCGGTGGGCCCTGGCAGCTCTCACCCATCCTGCTGTTGCTTTGGGGCTACAGCGATCGCTTCCTTGCCGTTGCCAAAGGGGGACTTGATGCCGGCTTGGAACGCATGTCACCCAGCCTGGACGAGGCAGCCACTGGCCTTGGCTGTCGCTGGCCGGATGTGCTCCGTCGCATTCACATTCCCCTGCTGCGGGGCCCGCTCGCGGTCGGTGCCCTGCTTGTCTTTGTGGACACGGTGAAGGAACTTCCGCTGACCTTCGCGCTTCGCCCCTTTGATTTCGACACCCTTTCCGTGCGCGTTTTTCAATATGCGAGCGACGAGCGGCTTGCGGCAGCGCTTTGGCCTGCCTTGATGATCCTTGGACTCGGCCTCATTGCTGCAGCAGCCCTGGTGCCAGGCCTCGACCACACAACCGAGACTTAA
- a CDS encoding esterase-like activity of phytase family protein has product MVWPLPELPIRWEALPCPLDAGWALIRLWELPKRADNGLSLGGFSAAAYQASDDRLWLLSDASRGYLLPVGPLAKPLRTGGQLQVGPRLVLRDQSGTPLSASLDAEGLVLTGDHGAWIVSEGRRQAGHQARLQRFSLRNGWLLETKALPPAWMALPGQGLAVNQGPESLTRSIDGGLLIAAESPLLQDLAAGDRDGVRLAHLDREGVMEERGRLPLDSSVSDPEETDSEETVGLSELLALEGPPGLLALIRRHRPLQWTSRLQLFSWPKRKSPLALQPIMGWDFRGEDLPRENWEGLAWGPKLDDGRRTLVIVSDDNFSLIQRNLVGLLAPRRSPGCLSLPKN; this is encoded by the coding sequence ATGGTGTGGCCTCTCCCTGAATTGCCAATTCGCTGGGAGGCGTTGCCCTGTCCGCTTGATGCTGGTTGGGCTTTGATCCGTCTTTGGGAACTGCCAAAACGGGCCGATAACGGGCTGTCCCTTGGAGGGTTTTCCGCAGCGGCTTACCAAGCATCGGATGATCGACTTTGGTTGCTGAGTGATGCGTCACGGGGATATTTGCTCCCGGTGGGCCCGCTTGCAAAACCCTTACGAACAGGAGGTCAACTGCAGGTTGGTCCCCGCTTGGTTTTGCGAGATCAAAGTGGAACCCCCCTCTCTGCCTCGTTAGATGCAGAGGGTTTGGTGCTTACGGGCGATCATGGGGCTTGGATTGTGAGCGAGGGGCGTCGTCAAGCAGGGCATCAGGCGCGTCTTCAGCGTTTTTCGCTTCGCAATGGCTGGTTGTTGGAGACCAAGGCTCTGCCACCTGCATGGATGGCTCTTCCTGGTCAGGGACTCGCGGTGAATCAAGGGCCAGAGTCTTTGACGCGCTCCATCGATGGTGGACTCTTGATCGCAGCGGAGTCTCCATTGCTTCAGGATCTTGCTGCCGGCGATAGGGATGGCGTGCGTCTAGCGCATTTGGACCGGGAAGGTGTCATGGAAGAGCGTGGTCGCTTGCCTCTCGATTCCAGCGTCTCAGATCCAGAAGAAACCGATTCAGAAGAAACCGTTGGATTGTCCGAACTTCTTGCCTTGGAAGGCCCCCCTGGTCTGTTGGCACTGATTCGTCGTCATCGCCCCCTTCAATGGACCTCCAGGCTCCAATTGTTCTCTTGGCCTAAACGCAAGTCTCCGCTGGCTTTGCAGCCCATCATGGGTTGGGATTTCAGGGGTGAGGATCTGCCTCGCGAAAATTGGGAGGGTCTGGCTTGGGGGCCAAAGCTTGACGATGGGCGTCGCACTCTCGTGATCGTCAGTGACGATAATTTCAGTCTGATTCAGCGCAATTTGGTGGGACTGTTGGCTCCTCGCCGGAGCCCTGGTTGCCTTTCTTTGCCGAAGAATTAA
- a CDS encoding lysylphosphatidylglycerol synthase domain-containing protein — MLKRLSFPGGLRLWITLLTLAFVGVALASHATGLRALTISRQGWWWLLLGLGLSWLSLVVNALAWKVLVIWLGHQPERLALVPLYLRSNLLKYLPGGIWHFLDRFRALRPDLGGGKALVSVLMEPMVMAVAALLWVPFGGFQNGLALLCVLPSLLLLPRWREPLLRRLETSKLRQLNRVDPGTTTSIEDEDLGSGRVSYPWWPLLSELLFVLCRFAGFWCCLQTFGLVSGQPLGLWLAAFALAWTAGLVVPAAPGGLGVFEVVLLFRIGTIVPEAPLLAVALSYRLLVTLADLIAAAAVKGDAWVTAKLRV, encoded by the coding sequence GTGTTGAAACGGCTTTCTTTTCCTGGTGGTTTACGGCTTTGGATCACCCTGCTGACCCTCGCCTTTGTGGGCGTGGCGTTGGCGAGCCATGCCACAGGATTGCGTGCCCTCACCATCAGCCGACAGGGATGGTGGTGGTTGTTGTTGGGGCTTGGTTTGAGTTGGCTCAGCTTGGTTGTCAATGCCCTGGCTTGGAAGGTCTTGGTGATTTGGCTCGGACATCAGCCGGAGCGCTTGGCCTTGGTGCCGCTCTATCTGCGAAGCAATTTGCTCAAATATTTGCCCGGTGGCATCTGGCATTTCCTCGATCGTTTTCGTGCTCTCCGGCCTGATCTTGGTGGCGGCAAGGCTTTGGTTTCGGTGTTGATGGAGCCCATGGTGATGGCCGTTGCTGCGTTGCTTTGGGTGCCGTTCGGTGGGTTCCAAAACGGTTTGGCGTTGCTCTGCGTTCTTCCTTCTCTGCTGCTGCTGCCACGTTGGCGGGAGCCTTTGTTGCGACGGTTGGAGACCAGCAAGTTGCGTCAGCTCAATCGAGTGGACCCAGGCACGACGACCTCCATTGAGGATGAGGATCTGGGCAGTGGTCGAGTGTCGTACCCCTGGTGGCCCCTCCTCTCCGAACTGCTGTTTGTTCTCTGTCGATTTGCTGGGTTTTGGTGCTGCTTGCAAACGTTCGGACTCGTGTCTGGGCAGCCCCTAGGCCTTTGGCTTGCGGCCTTTGCCCTTGCCTGGACGGCAGGTCTGGTCGTTCCTGCTGCTCCTGGAGGGTTGGGGGTGTTTGAGGTGGTTCTGTTATTTCGTATCGGCACGATTGTGCCGGAGGCTCCCCTCCTTGCGGTGGCCCTTAGTTACCGATTGCTCGTCACCTTGGCGGATCTGATCGCTGCCGCTGCTGTGAAGGGTGATGCCTGGGTCACGGCAAAGCTTCGCGTTTGA
- the larC gene encoding nickel pincer cofactor biosynthesis protein LarC, whose product MSALVIDCPTGLAGDMLLSALLDLGVPESVVHQPLQALGLAKAYALNVEESKSGGLRGLRLTVRSEESNPPHRRWSDLRQLISDASLSPSLKAKVLQVFQALADAEATVHGCAPDQVHFHEIGAIDSLVDVIGVCAGIEHLSPGLIYCTAPPAGHGRVTTAHGVLPVPVPAVLELAKRHQLPLLTGENFPAAELTTPTGLALMAVLADHFHRPSRMEVEAVGIGLGHRSLDRPNLLRMMRIRDATRTEPGWQELVVQEAWIDDATAEELASLAQHLRLAGALDVVQGAVLMKKQRPGTAVMALTTPNQAAALRQVWWRHSPTIGLREREQGRWVLPRRCGTSTTPWGMIRAKQTRRPDGTFTLKWEQDELQRVSAEAGLTVMELRERLSRETLAFVPEEDWQC is encoded by the coding sequence ATGAGTGCGCTGGTCATTGATTGTCCAACGGGGCTTGCCGGGGACATGTTGTTGTCGGCACTCCTGGATTTAGGAGTGCCGGAGTCGGTTGTGCATCAGCCCTTGCAGGCGCTTGGCCTCGCCAAGGCCTATGCACTCAATGTGGAGGAATCGAAGAGTGGTGGCTTGCGTGGTCTTCGGCTCACGGTGAGGAGCGAGGAATCCAATCCACCCCATCGTCGCTGGTCAGATTTACGCCAGTTGATCTCGGACGCTTCGCTGTCACCTTCCCTAAAGGCCAAGGTTTTGCAGGTGTTTCAGGCCCTGGCTGATGCGGAAGCCACGGTGCACGGCTGTGCTCCTGATCAGGTTCATTTCCATGAGATCGGGGCCATCGACAGCTTGGTGGATGTGATCGGCGTCTGCGCTGGAATTGAGCACCTTTCCCCGGGTTTGATTTATTGCACAGCACCCCCAGCAGGCCATGGACGCGTGACGACGGCCCACGGGGTGTTGCCTGTTCCAGTGCCAGCGGTTCTCGAATTGGCAAAGCGCCATCAGCTGCCGCTCCTCACCGGGGAAAATTTCCCTGCGGCTGAGCTCACCACGCCCACCGGTCTGGCTTTGATGGCGGTGTTGGCAGATCACTTTCATCGTCCCTCCAGGATGGAGGTTGAAGCCGTTGGCATTGGCCTCGGCCATCGGTCTTTGGACCGTCCCAACTTGCTGCGCATGATGCGCATTCGTGATGCGACCAGAACGGAGCCTGGTTGGCAGGAGCTTGTGGTGCAGGAGGCTTGGATTGATGATGCCACGGCCGAAGAGTTGGCAAGCCTGGCTCAGCACTTGCGTTTGGCTGGTGCATTGGACGTGGTTCAAGGAGCCGTCTTGATGAAAAAGCAAAGGCCGGGTACTGCTGTTATGGCCCTCACAACACCAAATCAGGCTGCGGCCTTGCGGCAGGTGTGGTGGCGCCATAGTCCAACCATCGGCTTAAGGGAGCGAGAACAGGGGCGCTGGGTGTTGCCCCGTCGTTGTGGGACTAGCACCACCCCTTGGGGGATGATTCGCGCTAAGCAGACGCGCCGTCCAGATGGGACCTTCACCTTGAAGTGGGAGCAAGATGAGCTCCAGCGCGTCTCTGCTGAGGCTGGTCTCACCGTGATGGAGCTTCGTGAGCGCCTGTCTCGCGAGACGCTTGCTTTTGTGCCCGAGGAGGACTGGCAGTGTTGA
- a CDS encoding lipopolysaccharide assembly protein LapB, whose protein sequence is MAGANRQQAFRNRWLMGLGLPLALITGWFVAQSLNQNPTGNQQTKARKAKAPKAKAQKAKAPQALEPEQRLERLALSHPRDWRWRLLLAQRKLQGGDRDGARRELITLQALWPNRPEVQNLQLLLDVETKRQATALKQTSDRFQQTPKGQRLLLGLRLADLQRLSGQDNAAIATYRLIATESPKSMQPLLALALLHRDKGQNQQSQQVLLNARNRLSGSKQDKQTLDQLAVRWQLDSFRNSEDSTAKRRESVLLPPTPPTKALAGTTPEP, encoded by the coding sequence TTGGCCGGCGCTAACCGACAACAGGCGTTTCGAAATCGATGGTTGATGGGGTTGGGACTTCCTTTGGCCCTGATCACAGGCTGGTTTGTCGCCCAGTCACTCAATCAAAATCCAACGGGGAACCAGCAGACGAAGGCGCGAAAAGCCAAGGCACCAAAAGCCAAAGCGCAGAAAGCCAAGGCGCCGCAGGCCCTGGAGCCAGAGCAAAGGCTGGAGCGACTCGCCCTCTCCCATCCACGCGATTGGCGTTGGCGCTTGCTGCTGGCCCAAAGGAAGCTCCAAGGAGGGGATCGCGATGGCGCAAGGCGCGAGCTCATCACCCTTCAAGCCCTGTGGCCCAATCGGCCAGAGGTCCAAAACCTCCAACTGCTGTTGGATGTGGAAACAAAGCGTCAGGCCACCGCTTTGAAACAGACAAGCGATCGTTTCCAGCAAACCCCCAAAGGTCAAAGACTCTTGCTTGGATTGCGCTTAGCGGATCTGCAACGTCTCTCCGGACAAGACAATGCAGCCATAGCCACCTATCGCCTGATCGCCACAGAGTCTCCCAAGAGCATGCAGCCTTTGCTTGCCCTCGCCCTTCTCCATCGAGACAAGGGACAGAATCAGCAATCGCAACAGGTCCTGCTCAATGCCCGAAACAGACTTTCTGGCAGCAAACAGGACAAGCAAACCCTCGATCAGTTAGCCGTGCGCTGGCAACTTGATTCCTTCCGAAACAGTGAGGACAGCACTGCAAAACGTCGTGAAAGCGTGCTGCTCCCTCCCACCCCTCCGACTAAGGCGTTGGCTGGGACGACTCCAGAGCCCTAA
- the xth gene encoding exodeoxyribonuclease III, producing the protein MQIASWNVNSVRTRLDHVLNWLERSEADLLALQETKVDDPQFPLEPFLERGYQVQIHGQKAYNGVALISRTPLDDVRMGFSAELVDDSEAEELGAQKRVISALIDGIRVVNLYVPNGSSLKSDKYSYKLTWLSCLERYLKAIQTRDEPLCVVGDFNIGLEARDLPDPDRLSGGIMASDRERNALRAALGPDLQDAFRLFEPNSGHWSWWDYRSGAWDRDRGWRIDHVYLDETLRDVARSCSIDKQERGRLQPSDHAPVIVDLAWDLEDDEEVED; encoded by the coding sequence GTGCAAATCGCCAGCTGGAATGTCAATTCCGTGCGAACCCGACTGGATCATGTTCTGAATTGGCTTGAGCGCTCGGAAGCAGACCTGCTGGCATTGCAGGAAACCAAGGTGGATGATCCTCAATTCCCGCTAGAGCCTTTTCTCGAGAGGGGATATCAAGTTCAGATTCATGGACAGAAGGCCTACAACGGCGTTGCGCTGATTAGTCGCACCCCTCTGGACGATGTGCGCATGGGCTTCAGCGCAGAACTTGTGGACGACAGCGAAGCCGAGGAACTTGGTGCTCAAAAACGTGTGATCAGCGCTCTGATCGATGGCATTCGCGTGGTGAATTTGTACGTCCCCAATGGATCGAGTCTCAAATCGGACAAATACAGCTACAAACTCACCTGGCTGTCCTGTCTGGAGCGCTACCTAAAGGCCATCCAAACCAGAGATGAACCGCTCTGCGTGGTGGGAGATTTCAACATCGGTCTTGAAGCGCGAGACCTCCCTGATCCCGATCGCTTATCCGGGGGGATCATGGCCTCCGATCGCGAACGCAACGCGTTGCGAGCAGCCTTAGGCCCCGATCTCCAGGACGCCTTTCGTCTGTTTGAGCCGAACAGCGGCCATTGGAGCTGGTGGGATTACCGCAGTGGTGCTTGGGACCGAGACCGTGGCTGGCGAATCGATCACGTCTATCTCGATGAAACCCTTCGGGACGTCGCACGAAGCTGTTCGATCGATAAGCAAGAACGCGGACGGCTCCAACCCAGCGACCATGCACCTGTGATTGTTGACCTGGCCTGGGACTTGGAGGACGACGAAGAGGTTGAGGACTGA